In Prionailurus viverrinus isolate Anna chromosome C2, UM_Priviv_1.0, whole genome shotgun sequence, one DNA window encodes the following:
- the CTNNB1 gene encoding catenin beta-1, translating into MATQADLMELDMAMEPDRKAAVSHWQQQSYLDSGIHSGATTTAPSLSGKGNPEEEDVDTTQVLYEWEQGFSQSFTQEQVADIDGQYAMTRAQRVRAAMFPETLDEGMQIPSTQFDAAHPTNVQRLAEPSQMLKHAVVNLINYQDDAELATRAIPELTKLLNDEDQVVVNKAAVMVHQLSKKEASRHAIMRSPQMVSAIVRTMQNTNDVETARCTAGTLHNLSHHREGLLAIFKSGGIPALVKMLGSPVDSVLFYAITTLHNLLLHQEGAKMAVRLAGGLQKMVALLNKTNVKFLAITTDCLQILAYGNQESKLIILASGGPQALVNIMRTYTYEKLLWTTSRVLKVLSVCSSNKPAIVEAGGMQALGLHLTDPSQRLVQNCLWTLRNLSDAATKQEGMEGLLGTLVQLLGSDDINVVTCAAGILSNLTCNNYKNKMMVCQVGGIEALVRTVLRAGDREDITEPAICALRHLTSRHQEAEMAQNAVRLHYGLPVVVKLLHPPSHWPLIKATVGLIRNLALCPANHAPLREQGAIPRLVQLLVRAHQDTQRRTSMGGTQQQFVEGVRMEEIVEGCTGALHILARDVHNRIVIRGLNTIPLFVQLLYSPIENIQRVAAGVLCELAQDKEAAEAIEAEGATAPLTELLHSRNEGVATYAAAVLFRMSEDKPQDYKKRLSVELTSSLFRTEPMAWNETADLGLDIGAQGEPLGYRQDDPSYRSFHSGGYGQDALGMDPMMEHEMGGHHPGADYPVDGLPDLGHAQDLMDGLPPGDSNQLAWFDTDL; encoded by the exons ATGGCTACCCAAG CTGATCTGATGGAACTGGACATGGCCATGGAACCAGACAGAAAAGCAGCTGTCAGTCACTGGCAGCAACAGTCTTATCTGGACTCTGGAATCCATTCTGGTGCCACCACCACAGCCCCTTCTCTGAGTGGTAAAGGCAATCCTGAGGAAGAGGATGTGGATACCACCCAAGTCCTGTACGAGTGGGAACAGGGGTTTTCTCAGTCCTTCACTCAAGAACAAGTGGCTG ATATTGATGGTCAGTATGCGATGACGCGAGCTCAGAGAGTGCGAGCTGCTATGTTCCCTGAGACTTTAGACGAGGGCATGCAGATCCCATCCACACAGTTCGATGCTGCTCACCCTACTAACGTCCAGCGTTTGGCTGAACCATCACAGATGCTGAAACACGCAGTTGTAAATTTGATTAACTATCAAGATGATGCAGAACTTGCCACACGTGCAATCCCCGAACTGACAAAACTGCTAAACGATGAGGATCAG GTGGTGGTTAATAAGGCTGCAGTTATGGTCCATCAGCTTTCGAAAAAGGAAGCTTCCAGACACGCCATCATGCGTTCTCCTCAGATGGTGTCTGCCATCGTACGCACCATGCAGAATACGAACGACGTGGAGACAGCTCGCTGTACTGCTGGCACCTTGCACAATCTTTCTCATCATCGTGAGGGCTTGCTGGCCATCTTTAAGTCTGGGGGCATTCCTGCCCTGGTGAAGATGCTTGG gtCACCAGTGgattctgtattattttatgcCATTACAACTCTCCACAACCTTTTATTGCATCAAGAAGGAGCTAAAATGGCAGTGCGTTTAGCTGGTGGGCTGCAGAAAATGGTTGCCTTGCTcaacaaaacaaatgttaaattCTTGGCTATTACGACAGACTGCCTTCAGATTTTAGCTTACGGCAACCAAGAAAGCAAG CTGATCATTCTGGCTAGTGGTGGACCTCAAGCTTTAGTAAATATAATGAGGACCTACACTTACGAGAAACTACTGTGGACCACAAGCAGAGTACTGAAGGTGCTGTCTGTCTGCTCTAGTAATAAACCAGCTATTGTAGAAGCCG GTGGAATGCAAGCTTTAGGGCTTCACCTGACAGATCCAAGTCAACGTCTCGTTCAGAACTGTCTTTGGACTCTTAGGAATCTATCAGATGCTGCGACTAAACAG GAAGGGATGGAAGGTCTTCTTGGGACCCTTGTTCAGCTTCTGGGCTCAGATGATATAAATGTGGTCACCTGTGCAGCTGGAATTCTTTCTAATCTCACTTGCAATAATTATAAGAATAAGATGATGGTCTGCCAAGTGGGTGGTATAGAGGCACTTGTGCGTACTGTCCTTCGTGCTGGTGACAGGGAGGACATCACCGAGCCTGCCATCTGTGCTCTTCGTCATCTGACCAGTCGACACCAGGAAGCAGAGATGGCCCAGAATGCTGTTCGTCTTCACTATGGACTACCGGTTGTGGTTAAACTCCTGCACCCACCATCCCATTGGCCTCTGATAAAG GCCACCGTTGGATTGATTCGAAATCTTGCCCTTTGTCCAGCAAATCACGCACCTCTCCGTGAACAGGGTGCCATTCCACGACTAGTTCAGTTGCTGGTTCGTGCCCATCAAGATACCCAGCGCCGCACATCTATGGGTGGAACGCAGCAGCAGTTTGTG GAGGGAGTCCGTATGGAAGAAATTGTTGAAGGGTGTACCGGAGCCCTTCATATCCTAGCTCGGGATGTTCACAACCGAATCGTAATCAGAGGACTAAATACCATTCCATTGTTTGTGCAG CTGCTTTATTCTCCCATTGAAAATATCCAAAGAGTAGCCGCAGGGGTCCTCTGTGAACTTGCTCAGGACAAGGAGGCTGCGGAAGCCATTGAAGCGGAGGGAGCCACGGCTCCTCTGACAGAGCTCCTTCACTCCAGAAACGAAGGTGTGG CAACATACGCAGCTGCTGTTTTGTTCCGGATGTCTGAGGACAAGCCCCAGGACTACAAGAAGCGGCTTTCGGTGGAGCTGACCAGTTCTCTCTTCAGAACGGAGCCAATGGCTTGGAATGAG ACTGCTGATCTTGGACTTGATATTGGTGCCCAGGGAGAGCCCCTTGGATATCGTCAGGATG ATCCCAGCTACCGTTCCTTTCACTCTGGTGGATATGGCCAGGATGCCTTGGGTATGGACCCCATGATGGAGCACGAGATGGGTGGCCACCACCCTGGTGCTGACTATCCAGTTGATGGGCTGCCAGATCTGGGGCACGCCCAGGACCTCATGGATGGGCTGCCTCCAGGCGACAGCAATCAGCTGGCCTGGTTTGATACTGACCTGTAA